A genomic region of Methanosarcina thermophila TM-1 contains the following coding sequences:
- a CDS encoding A24 family peptidase C-terminal domain-containing protein: protein MIEILKILFSMPFLLYSCYSDLESRMVSNKVWKYMLTAGSIFIFYELFTVGISYLIQLVFSGVIVFTVVYILFQFGAFGGGDAKGLIVLSILFPTYPVFKISGEIYPLLGLPPVGLFTFTVLGNALLLTTAVPLGMFCYNLLHFSPEMVKKPLYMFIGYRTEISSLKNKKHLGLLEKFELNETGSLKRGFARTGLNFDADQKPELEEYLKKGLIGKDVWVTPGLPFMLSITAGFIAAVIFGDLIFYTVIHLITG, encoded by the coding sequence ATGATAGAAATCCTCAAAATTCTCTTCAGCATGCCTTTTTTGCTGTATTCATGTTATTCCGATCTTGAATCCCGCATGGTTTCAAATAAGGTCTGGAAATACATGCTTACAGCAGGCTCGATATTTATATTCTATGAGCTTTTTACCGTGGGGATTTCATATCTTATACAGCTTGTTTTTTCAGGAGTCATTGTTTTTACTGTCGTTTATATTCTTTTCCAGTTCGGGGCTTTCGGAGGCGGGGACGCGAAGGGGTTGATAGTGCTTTCAATCCTTTTTCCGACCTACCCGGTTTTTAAGATCTCAGGAGAAATATATCCCCTGCTCGGGCTTCCGCCTGTGGGGCTTTTTACTTTTACGGTGCTCGGGAATGCTCTCCTGCTGACAACAGCTGTCCCGCTAGGAATGTTCTGCTACAATCTCCTTCATTTCTCGCCCGAAATGGTCAAAAAACCGCTTTATATGTTCATAGGCTACAGGACTGAGATCTCTTCCCTGAAAAATAAGAAGCACCTTGGCCTGCTTGAAAAATTTGAGCTTAACGAAACCGGAAGTCTCAAAAGAGGGTTCGCCCGCACAGGACTTAATTTCGATGCAGACCAGAAACCTGAACTCGAAGAATATCTGAAAAAAGGGTTGATCGGGAAAGATGTCTGGGTTACTCCAGGTCTGCCGTTCATGCTTTCAATTACAGCGGGCTTTATAGCCGCAGTTATTTTTGGAGATTTGATCTTTTATACGGTTATACACCTTATAACAGGTTAA
- a CDS encoding cobalt-precorrin-7 (C(5))-methyltransferase yields the protein MIVVGVGVGPGMLTEEGIEAIRKASVVYGSKRALEIAEKYINCEAKPIKDYKSLHLLPADAVVLSTGDPMFSGLGKFAGEKDKVIPGISSMQVACARTRVNLTNLCAITAHGRDPEPAKAELIRELKNGRNIFLLPDENFGSLEVAEVLKELGIEAELYTCENLGYPEERIARGTPENPPVPETMLYGLLVVQKR from the coding sequence ATGATTGTGGTAGGAGTCGGAGTTGGACCGGGGATGCTCACGGAAGAAGGAATAGAAGCCATAAGGAAAGCCTCTGTGGTTTATGGCTCAAAAAGAGCCCTTGAAATTGCTGAGAAATACATTAACTGTGAAGCAAAACCGATTAAGGACTACAAATCGCTTCATCTCCTGCCAGCAGATGCAGTTGTGTTGTCCACAGGCGATCCAATGTTTTCAGGGCTTGGAAAATTCGCAGGGGAGAAGGATAAGGTGATTCCGGGAATTTCTTCAATGCAGGTAGCCTGTGCGCGTACCAGGGTGAACCTGACAAATCTCTGTGCAATTACAGCCCATGGCAGAGACCCCGAGCCTGCAAAAGCCGAACTAATCCGGGAATTGAAGAATGGAAGAAATATATTTCTTCTGCCGGATGAGAATTTCGGCTCGCTTGAGGTCGCGGAAGTCCTGAAGGAGTTGGGCATTGAAGCCGAACTCTATACCTGCGAAAACCTGGGCTATCCTGAAGAAAGGATTGCAAGAGGCACGCCTGAAAATCCGCCTGTCCCTGAGACAATGCTTTACGGACTGCTTGTTGTACAGAAGAGGTAA
- a CDS encoding cobalt-precorrin-5B (C(1))-methyltransferase: MIDPVNNFKIPEEWILRAGIPREELEKKVASGMVVVLSDGSVLKRGYTTGTTASAAAKAAVLSLRKTVDSVSVPTPIGLRAKLEVSEASQGRAVVKKIQNDHESDITRGLEFVGEARESEGIRILGGKGIGIVRRDGLQVPKGQPAINPKPMEQIKAAVKEAVDELGLKGAEVIISIPDGEKIGKETLNSRIGVEGGISILGSTGFVEPWNDHLGEMKGDLIRCTDKVVLTTGRVGMRYSHMLFPDYTVVMVGSRISEGLEYASGDVIICGLPGLALKWGNPDMLEGSGYATVVEMLEKEPEHPRLKEAFEMAIEKGKGARIVVIDRDGSVLMDSKRES, encoded by the coding sequence ATGATAGATCCTGTTAACAATTTCAAGATTCCTGAGGAATGGATTCTCCGCGCCGGCATTCCCAGGGAAGAACTTGAAAAAAAAGTAGCATCCGGGATGGTTGTGGTTCTAAGTGATGGATCTGTTCTCAAAAGAGGATACACTACAGGAACCACAGCAAGTGCTGCTGCAAAAGCCGCTGTTCTTTCTCTCAGGAAAACAGTTGACAGCGTGTCCGTCCCCACCCCTATTGGACTGAGAGCTAAGCTTGAGGTCAGCGAAGCCTCACAGGGGCGTGCAGTTGTAAAAAAGATTCAGAACGATCATGAGTCAGACATTACCCGGGGACTTGAATTTGTGGGCGAAGCCAGGGAATCCGAAGGAATCCGCATTCTCGGAGGAAAAGGCATAGGAATTGTTAGAAGGGACGGGCTCCAGGTTCCAAAAGGTCAGCCAGCTATTAACCCGAAGCCAATGGAACAGATAAAGGCAGCAGTGAAGGAAGCCGTAGATGAGCTGGGTTTGAAAGGAGCCGAGGTTATAATCTCAATTCCGGATGGGGAAAAGATCGGAAAGGAAACCCTGAACAGCAGGATAGGTGTGGAAGGCGGAATCTCCATACTTGGGAGCACAGGTTTTGTTGAGCCCTGGAATGACCATCTTGGAGAGATGAAAGGAGACCTTATTCGCTGTACAGATAAAGTTGTCCTGACCACAGGCAGGGTAGGAATGCGCTATTCCCATATGCTTTTCCCTGATTACACCGTTGTTATGGTCGGAAGCAGGATTTCGGAAGGGCTTGAATATGCCTCTGGCGATGTAATTATTTGTGGACTTCCCGGTCTTGCCCTTAAATGGGGAAACCCTGATATGCTTGAAGGCAGCGGATATGCAACTGTTGTCGAGATGCTTGAGAAAGAGCCTGAACACCCACGCCTGAAAGAAGCCTTCGAGATGGCTATAGAAAAAGGGAAGGGTGCAAGAATCGTGGTAATTGACAGGGATGGCTCGGTCCTCATGGACAGCAAAAGAGAAAGTTAA
- the mutL gene encoding DNA mismatch repair endonuclease MutL yields MKKEYPEGKEKVQGNRIRILDKDTINKIAAGEVIERPASVVKELIDNSIDAGATEIRIEIEKGGKRSILVRDNGCGMSREDALLSYKKHATSKIMFIEDLDTISTMGFRGEALSSITAVAKVEILTRQQEEITGTKIVIHGGKVLETSDAGTAPGTSVHVKDLFYNTPARQKYLKSDRTELAHITDTVMRLALANPEISFTLLSDGKPVIRNAGSSDPFKSIVNLLGPDTARSMLPLEYRTEDFEIRGYISKPEITRRDSDQLFFFVNTRPVISRAINKAVREGYYTRIPKERYPVAVLSLVIDPREVDVNVHPRKAEVRFSREKEIGDAITLAIEKVLSESNLVPEIRKRKDRVQKTFEISESSDRLQVSEAAEIFGKSATGKTKCTHEISNFPESGGALREKAERYSYPVKDTERKLKKSERLLNFTSKDGIQGIPDDRNPENRKEPETNKGSLEDLRVIGQFSRLYILAEKGEDLVLIDQHAAHERILYEQILRMKKSRVQELITPVTIDLTPKEKVLMEEYIPYLEDYGFGISEFGDNTYVITFVPEVFGRLEGSEIIHDVISDLLASGRVKKDTGISERVCKTLACRAAIKAGAACSPGQMEELIEQLKKAENPYSCPHGRPTVITFTKEELDRMFARIQ; encoded by the coding sequence ATGAAGAAAGAATATCCTGAAGGGAAGGAAAAAGTTCAGGGAAATAGAATCCGAATCCTTGATAAAGATACTATAAATAAAATTGCAGCAGGAGAAGTAATAGAGCGTCCTGCATCAGTAGTAAAGGAATTAATAGACAATTCAATCGATGCTGGAGCTACGGAAATCCGCATCGAAATTGAAAAAGGTGGAAAACGTTCGATCCTTGTCAGAGACAACGGCTGCGGGATGAGCCGGGAAGATGCCCTGCTCTCATATAAAAAACATGCAACGAGCAAGATCATGTTTATCGAAGACCTTGATACTATTTCCACAATGGGTTTCAGGGGAGAAGCGCTTTCGTCTATTACAGCCGTTGCAAAAGTAGAAATTCTTACCCGGCAGCAGGAAGAAATTACAGGCACAAAGATAGTGATCCATGGGGGAAAAGTACTGGAAACCTCGGATGCGGGCACGGCTCCGGGTACATCCGTACATGTAAAAGATCTGTTTTACAATACACCTGCAAGGCAGAAATATCTCAAAAGCGACCGTACTGAGCTTGCCCATATTACCGATACGGTCATGCGTCTTGCCCTGGCAAACCCGGAGATTTCTTTCACCCTGCTGAGCGATGGAAAACCAGTCATAAGAAATGCGGGTTCAAGCGACCCTTTTAAAAGTATTGTAAACCTGCTTGGACCAGATACAGCGCGTTCAATGCTTCCCCTGGAGTACAGGACAGAAGACTTTGAGATCAGGGGATATATCTCAAAACCCGAAATCACGCGAAGAGATAGTGACCAGCTTTTCTTTTTCGTAAATACCCGTCCGGTGATCTCAAGAGCTATCAATAAAGCTGTCCGTGAAGGATATTACACCAGAATTCCAAAAGAACGCTATCCGGTGGCAGTGCTTTCGCTTGTTATTGATCCCAGGGAAGTGGATGTGAATGTTCATCCCCGTAAAGCCGAAGTGCGCTTCAGCCGGGAAAAAGAGATTGGAGATGCGATCACACTTGCAATTGAGAAGGTGCTTTCTGAAAGTAATCTTGTACCCGAGATCAGGAAAAGAAAAGATCGGGTTCAAAAAACCTTCGAAATTTCAGAATCTTCGGATAGATTGCAGGTCTCAGAAGCTGCGGAAATTTTTGGAAAAAGCGCGACCGGAAAGACAAAGTGTACTCATGAGATCTCCAACTTTCCTGAAAGCGGCGGAGCTCTGAGAGAAAAAGCTGAAAGATACTCCTATCCAGTAAAAGATACTGAAAGGAAATTGAAAAAATCTGAACGGTTGCTGAACTTTACCTCTAAGGATGGAATACAGGGAATTCCGGACGATAGAAATCCTGAAAACAGGAAAGAACCGGAAACAAATAAGGGTTCTCTTGAAGACTTGCGGGTTATTGGGCAATTCTCTAGGCTGTATATTCTTGCCGAAAAAGGGGAAGACCTGGTGCTTATTGATCAGCATGCTGCTCATGAACGAATTCTTTACGAGCAGATCCTAAGAATGAAAAAATCCAGGGTGCAGGAGCTAATCACACCTGTAACAATAGATCTTACCCCTAAAGAAAAAGTGCTTATGGAAGAATATATTCCCTATCTTGAAGACTACGGTTTCGGGATTTCAGAGTTTGGAGATAATACATATGTGATTACCTTCGTGCCTGAGGTTTTCGGACGGCTCGAAGGTTCGGAAATTATTCATGATGTAATCTCTGATCTTCTAGCCTCAGGGAGAGTTAAAAAGGATACAGGAATTTCGGAAAGAGTCTGCAAAACCCTTGCATGCAGGGCTGCAATCAAAGCGGGAGCAGCCTGCAGCCCAGGGCAGATGGAGGAACTCATAGAGCAGCTTAAAAAGGCTGAAAACCCCTACTCTTGCCCACACGGCAGGCCAACTGTGATCACATTTACGAAAGAAGAACTGGACCGCATGTTTGCAAGAATCCAGTAA
- the mutS gene encoding DNA mismatch repair protein MutS has translation MKETLTPAMRQYYEAKKAYPDTLIFFRMGDFYESFGEDAKIIAKELEITLTARGKDRSGKRMPLAGIPYHSIDTYLPRLINKGYKVAICEQLEDPKQAKGVVKRGVVRVVTPGTAIDSSMFSDASNNYLMAVAGREIGKSSRNAKKEIELGVSFLDISTGEFLTTQFQDSENFEKLLSELARMRPSECILPPSLYGNSDLTDRLKAQTIVQEFAPQVSEIEEAAERLKAHFKVATLEGMGCEKLDFAIYSAWAALEYAQTTQMRELSHINTLRTYSNSEFMILDSVTLRNLEIVKNVRDEGDANSLYRILDCTKTPMGSRTLKKWLLKPLLSVEKINLRLDAVEELVENPLLRYDLRSWLSEVRDIERLVGRIVYGNSNARDLISLKKSLDVLPLIRDSLMETAKSDLLKEIAVGLASFSELEDLTETIDRAIVDDPPVSVREGGMIKPGYSAELDELRDIASSSKQWIANFQQKERERSGIKSLKVGYNKVFGYYIEVTNANSSQVPEDYIRKQTMANAERFFTPELKEKESLILTANEKAIALEYEIFTEIVHMLSAHSRELQEVAERTGLLDVLAAFAETAENNNYVRPQLTDDCRILIRDGRHPVVEKTVSSGFVPNDTEMDCKENQFLLITGPNMAGKSTYMRQTALIAIMAQAGSFVPASYASIGIIDQVFTRIGAFDDLASGQSTFMVEMVELANILNNASPRSLVLLDEIGRGTSTYDGYSIAKAVVEFLHNRGKVGMRALFATHYHQLTSLEKKLKRVKNYHIAVKEEGHELVFLRKIVPGATDKSYGIHVARLAGVPEKVIERANEILKELERENVLEEAEDGENGKKRKSRSSARYTQMLLFDPGSSSGNQLEANRPSPVEAALKKLNVEEITPIEALNKLYELKKLLN, from the coding sequence ATGAAAGAAACGTTGACCCCTGCAATGCGTCAGTATTATGAAGCCAAGAAAGCATATCCTGACACCCTGATCTTCTTCCGTATGGGGGACTTTTACGAATCATTCGGAGAAGATGCTAAAATTATTGCAAAAGAACTTGAAATCACTCTTACAGCCCGGGGGAAAGACAGGTCTGGAAAGAGAATGCCACTTGCAGGAATACCCTACCATTCAATTGACACCTATCTGCCGAGGCTCATAAATAAAGGGTACAAAGTGGCAATTTGCGAACAGCTTGAAGATCCGAAGCAGGCAAAGGGAGTTGTAAAGCGGGGAGTTGTCAGGGTGGTCACACCCGGCACGGCAATTGATTCTTCCATGTTTTCGGATGCCTCTAACAATTACCTGATGGCAGTTGCAGGGCGGGAAATCGGAAAGTCCAGCAGGAATGCGAAAAAAGAAATAGAACTTGGGGTCTCCTTTCTGGACATTTCGACAGGAGAATTCCTTACAACGCAGTTTCAGGACTCGGAAAACTTTGAAAAGCTTCTAAGCGAGCTTGCCCGCATGCGGCCTTCCGAATGCATCCTCCCTCCGTCCCTTTATGGAAATTCCGACCTTACAGACCGACTGAAAGCTCAGACTATTGTGCAAGAATTTGCTCCTCAAGTTTCAGAAATCGAGGAAGCCGCAGAGCGACTGAAAGCACATTTCAAAGTTGCAACCCTTGAAGGCATGGGCTGTGAGAAACTGGATTTTGCAATTTATTCAGCCTGGGCTGCTCTTGAATATGCCCAGACAACGCAAATGAGGGAGCTTTCACATATCAATACATTGAGAACCTACTCAAACTCCGAATTCATGATTCTTGATTCCGTAACCCTGCGGAATCTTGAGATTGTAAAAAACGTGCGGGATGAGGGGGACGCAAATTCTCTTTATCGCATTCTGGACTGCACAAAAACGCCAATGGGAAGCCGTACTCTGAAAAAGTGGCTTTTGAAGCCTCTGCTTTCCGTAGAGAAGATCAACCTTCGCCTCGATGCTGTGGAAGAACTGGTAGAAAATCCTCTGCTTCGCTACGACCTGCGGAGCTGGCTTTCCGAGGTAAGGGATATAGAACGTCTCGTAGGCAGGATAGTGTACGGGAACTCAAACGCAAGGGATCTTATATCCCTGAAGAAATCACTTGATGTCCTGCCTCTTATCCGCGATTCCCTCATGGAGACAGCCAAGTCTGATCTTTTAAAGGAGATTGCAGTCGGACTTGCATCATTTTCTGAACTTGAAGACCTGACTGAAACAATAGATCGAGCAATTGTTGACGACCCGCCTGTCTCGGTCCGTGAAGGAGGTATGATAAAGCCGGGGTACAGTGCAGAACTTGATGAGCTGCGGGATATCGCTAGCAGCAGCAAGCAGTGGATTGCAAATTTCCAGCAGAAAGAAAGGGAACGAAGCGGGATAAAATCCCTTAAAGTGGGGTACAATAAGGTTTTCGGATATTACATAGAGGTAACAAATGCCAATAGCAGCCAGGTGCCTGAAGACTATATCAGAAAGCAGACCATGGCAAATGCCGAGCGTTTTTTTACCCCAGAACTCAAGGAGAAAGAGAGCCTTATCCTGACTGCCAATGAAAAAGCTATAGCTCTCGAATATGAAATCTTTACCGAAATCGTGCATATGCTGTCAGCCCATTCAAGAGAACTTCAGGAGGTTGCCGAGAGAACAGGTTTGCTTGATGTCCTTGCGGCTTTCGCTGAAACTGCAGAAAATAACAATTATGTAAGACCCCAGCTTACTGACGATTGCAGAATCCTTATACGGGACGGAAGGCATCCAGTAGTTGAGAAAACGGTGTCTAGCGGCTTTGTGCCTAACGACACCGAAATGGATTGTAAGGAAAACCAGTTTTTGCTGATAACAGGCCCGAACATGGCAGGTAAATCCACTTACATGCGACAGACTGCGCTTATCGCTATTATGGCTCAGGCAGGTTCCTTTGTCCCTGCATCCTATGCCTCAATAGGGATTATTGACCAGGTCTTTACAAGAATAGGGGCTTTTGATGACCTTGCAAGTGGGCAGAGCACGTTTATGGTAGAAATGGTAGAGCTTGCAAATATTCTGAATAATGCAAGCCCAAGAAGTCTTGTGCTGCTTGATGAGATCGGCAGGGGAACAAGTACCTATGACGGATACAGCATCGCAAAAGCCGTTGTGGAATTCCTGCATAACAGAGGAAAAGTTGGAATGAGGGCACTGTTCGCAACCCATTACCACCAGCTTACATCGCTCGAAAAGAAATTAAAAAGGGTAAAAAACTACCATATTGCAGTAAAAGAAGAGGGTCACGAACTTGTCTTCCTGCGAAAGATCGTGCCAGGTGCAACAGATAAGAGTTACGGAATCCATGTTGCAAGGCTTGCTGGCGTCCCGGAAAAGGTGATCGAAAGAGCAAATGAGATTCTTAAGGAACTCGAAAGAGAAAACGTGCTTGAAGAAGCCGAAGATGGCGAGAATGGGAAAAAGAGAAAAAGCAGATCATCCGCACGTTATACCCAGATGTTGCTTTTTGATCCCGGAAGCAGCAGTGGAAATCAATTAGAAGCAAACAGACCCAGCCCCGTAGAAGCTGCTCTAAAAAAGTTGAATGTGGAAGAAATAACACCAATAGAGGCTCTGAATAAGCTTTATGAGCTGAAAAAATTACTCAATTGA